TTCTTCGACGGCCCGGTGGACCACCTGTTCGCCATGCCCATCCTGGTCAACTACCTCAAGGACAAGCTCGACCTGGCCACGACCACGGTCGTCTCGCCCGACACCGGCCGGGTGCGGCTCTCGGAGCGCTGGGCCGACACGCTGGGCACCCCGCTGGCCTTCATCCACAAGCGCCGCGACCTCGACGTGGCCAACCAGGTGAAGGTGAGCGAGGTCGTCGGCCGGGTGAAGGGCCGGACCTGCGTGCTTATCGACGACATGATCGACACCGCGGGCACGATCTGCAAGGCGGCCGACGCGCTGTACGAGCAGGGCGCCACCAACGTGGTCGTGGCCGCCACCCACGCGGTGTTCTCCGATCCCGCGGTCGACCGTCTGAAGAACTCCGGCATCTCCGAGGTCATCGTCACCAACACGGTGCCGCTCCCCGAGGAGAAGCGGTTCGACAAGCTCACGGTGCTGTCGATCGCCCCGCTGATCGCCCGCGCGATCACCGAGGTCTTCAGCGACGGTTCGGTGACCAGCCTCTTCGAAGGCGACAGCTGACACTCCGCCCGGCCCCGGGAACTCGTCGGCCACGAGTTCCCGGGAAGAGGTCCTCTTCCCGGAGGACGGCCATGTCCATTTCCGGGGGCGGAGCCGGACCCTTCCGGGGAGCGGACCGGGCCCTTTCAAGGGGTGGCCAGGCCCTTTCGAGGGGCGGCCGGGACCGCGACGCGTTTCGCGTCGCCGTTGACACGGTAGGGTTGTGGGATTGCGTGCGTTCGTAACGCCTTCCGCTAGGGCGGGTGAGGGGGAACGCACCTTTCCGATTCCCAAGATCCCTAGGAGATCAGCCGTGTCCGAAGTGGTAATCACCACCGAGCTCCGTGACAAGTTCGGCAAGGGCGCCGCCCGCAAGATCCGTCGTGAGAGCAAGGTCCCCGTCGTCCTCTACGGTCACGGCACCGAGCCCCAGCACCTGTCCCTGCCGGGTCACGACCTGCTGCTCGCCCTGCGTACGCCGAACGTGCTGATCCGTCTTGAGGGCGCGGTGGCCGAGCTGGCCCTGCCCAAGGGCGTCCAGCGTGACCCGATCAGGGGTTTCCTGGAGCACGTCGACCTCATCCTCGTCCGTCGCGGCGAGAAGGTCACCGTCGACATCCCCGTCACCGTGGTCG
This region of Streptosporangium sp. NBC_01495 genomic DNA includes:
- a CDS encoding ribose-phosphate diphosphokinase, whose product is MSGIKKTGEKNLMFFSGRAHPELADEVASHLGVDAAPTTLRDFANGEIYARYQESVRGCDAFVMQSHTWPINQWIMEQLIMVDALKRASAKRITVIMPFYGYARQDKKGRGREPITARLMADMFKTAGADRLMSIDLHTSQIQGFFDGPVDHLFAMPILVNYLKDKLDLATTTVVSPDTGRVRLSERWADTLGTPLAFIHKRRDLDVANQVKVSEVVGRVKGRTCVLIDDMIDTAGTICKAADALYEQGATNVVVAATHAVFSDPAVDRLKNSGISEVIVTNTVPLPEEKRFDKLTVLSIAPLIARAITEVFSDGSVTSLFEGDS
- a CDS encoding 50S ribosomal protein L25/general stress protein Ctc, translated to MSEVVITTELRDKFGKGAARKIRRESKVPVVLYGHGTEPQHLSLPGHDLLLALRTPNVLIRLEGAVAELALPKGVQRDPIRGFLEHVDLILVRRGEKVTVDIPVTVVGEVADGILDQQLVSISVETEATHIPEGIEVDVEGLAVGTQITAADLKLPKGTTLAADPEALVLIVASTPTAEPAGETAEAAPAANGESAE